The following coding sequences lie in one Silene latifolia isolate original U9 population chromosome 5, ASM4854445v1, whole genome shotgun sequence genomic window:
- the LOC141657480 gene encoding MLO-like protein 15 isoform X1: MVEEGPSFESTPSWVIGAVVFVIVGFSLGIDKLLSKLGQHLDDKKPLQKALEKIKEELMLMGFVSLLLAFVQDNVQHWCIPEKYVDYWLPCHSNDAGSSLQIFLSSYRRRRLLGEEGEDFACKKGLVPFIGLGVLHDLHYLIFVLAVVHVSSCTITVLLGKAKISQWAKWECDIQLKKPENVESGEVILTKQLTFVKDRYGDGNAAWFRRNYVNSFIKHLLGVVTKADYEAMRFGFIVAHHEGDHNYNFHDYVIYAYEADFQKVVTIRWFLWLFAVISLTLHVAGWNIYFWISLIPLSLLLIVGTKLEQVITDLVTYFAQRHTVVRRGDKMIKLSDDYFWFKNPRIILHTIHVILFMNSFGLAIYLWTLFKFDFNSCIMGDRNFAIARLVIMVAVQTIFSYSTLPLYAIVTRMGSSDNKDATERSRIGSTHRRNMSAEHSVSESSHRRSGN; this comes from the exons ATGGTAGAAGAAGGTCCATCATTCGAGTCCACCCCATCATGGGTCATCGGAGCCGTTGTCTTCGTCATCGTTGGTTTTTCTTTGGGAATTGATAAGCTTCTTAGTAAACTTGGCCAA CACTTGGATGATAAGAAACCCCTTCAGAAGGCTTTGGAGAAGATTAAAGAAG AGTTGATGTTGATGGGTTTTGTATCTCTACTTCTGGCATTTGTGCAAGATAATGTCCAGCATTGGTGCATACCGGAGAAATATGTGGACTATTGGCTACCTTGTCATTCTAATGATGCCGGTTCCAGTCTTCAAATATTTCTGTCATCGTATCGACGTCGTCGCCTTTTAGGGGAGGAAGGTGAAGACTTCGCTTGCAAGAAG GGACTGGTTCCATTCATAGGACTTGGTGTACTTCATGATCTACACTACCTTATCTTCGTTTTAGCCGTTGTTCATGTCTCAAGCTGCACAATTACTGTTCTTCTAGGAAAGGCTAAG ATAAGTCAATGGGCTAAATGGGAGTGCGATATACAGTTAAAGAAGCCAGAAAATG TTGAGAGCGGTGAAGTCATTCTCACCAAGCAATTAACTTTCGTAAAGGACAGATATGGAGATGGTAATGCTGCTTGGTTCCGCCGAAATTATGTG AACTCATTCATCAAGCATCTTCTTGGGGTGGTAACTAAAGCGGATTATGAAGCAATGAGATTCGGCTTCATTGTG GCACATCATGAAGGGGATCATAATTACAACTTTCACGATTATGTGATATATGCATATGAAGCTGATTTTCAGAAAGTTGTAACGATAAG atggtttcTATGGCTCTTCGCTGTTATTTCCTTAACACTTCATGTTGCAG GTTGGAATATATATTTTTGGATATCATTAATCCCGCTCTCG TTGTTACTTATCGTGGGCACCAAATTGGAACAAGTGATCACAGATCTAGTTACCTATTTCGCTCAAAGACATACAGTAGTACGTCGAGGAGATAAAATGATTAAACTTTCAGATGATTACTTTTGGTTCAAGAACCCAAGAATTATCCTCCACACGATTCATGTTATTTTATTTATGAACTCTTTTGGGCTAGCAATATACTTATGGACATTG TTCAAATTCGACTTCAACTCTTGTATTATGGGTGACCGTAACTTTGCCATTGCTAGGCTTGTTATCAT GGTGGCAGTCCAAACCATTTTCAGTTATAGCACACTACCTCTATATGCAATTGTGACACGG ATGGGAAGTTCCGACAACAAAGATGCTACGGAAAGATCTAGAATTGGTTCTACTCACCGCCGCAACATGTCAGCTGAACACAGTGTTTCAGAATCATCACACAGGAGGAGTGGCAATTGA
- the LOC141657480 gene encoding MLO-like protein 15 isoform X3, which translates to MVEEGPSFESTPSWVIGAVVFVIVGFSLGIDKLLSKLGQHLDDKKPLQKALEKIKEELMLMGFVSLLLAFVQDNVQHWCIPEKYVDYWLPCHSNDAGSSLQIFLSSYRRRRLLGEEGEDFACKKGLVPFIGLGVLHDLHYLIFVLAVVHVSSCTITVLLGKAKISQWAKWECDIQLKKPENVESGEVILTKQLTFVKDRYGDGNAAWFRRNYVNSFIKHLLGVVTKADYEAMRFGFIVAHHEGDHNYNFHDYVIYAYEADFQKVVTIRWFLWLFAVISLTLHVAGWNIYFWISLIPLSFKFDFNSCIMGDRNFAIARLVIMVAVQTIFSYSTLPLYAIVTRMGSSDNKDATERSRIGSTHRRNMSAEHSVSESSHRRSGN; encoded by the exons ATGGTAGAAGAAGGTCCATCATTCGAGTCCACCCCATCATGGGTCATCGGAGCCGTTGTCTTCGTCATCGTTGGTTTTTCTTTGGGAATTGATAAGCTTCTTAGTAAACTTGGCCAA CACTTGGATGATAAGAAACCCCTTCAGAAGGCTTTGGAGAAGATTAAAGAAG AGTTGATGTTGATGGGTTTTGTATCTCTACTTCTGGCATTTGTGCAAGATAATGTCCAGCATTGGTGCATACCGGAGAAATATGTGGACTATTGGCTACCTTGTCATTCTAATGATGCCGGTTCCAGTCTTCAAATATTTCTGTCATCGTATCGACGTCGTCGCCTTTTAGGGGAGGAAGGTGAAGACTTCGCTTGCAAGAAG GGACTGGTTCCATTCATAGGACTTGGTGTACTTCATGATCTACACTACCTTATCTTCGTTTTAGCCGTTGTTCATGTCTCAAGCTGCACAATTACTGTTCTTCTAGGAAAGGCTAAG ATAAGTCAATGGGCTAAATGGGAGTGCGATATACAGTTAAAGAAGCCAGAAAATG TTGAGAGCGGTGAAGTCATTCTCACCAAGCAATTAACTTTCGTAAAGGACAGATATGGAGATGGTAATGCTGCTTGGTTCCGCCGAAATTATGTG AACTCATTCATCAAGCATCTTCTTGGGGTGGTAACTAAAGCGGATTATGAAGCAATGAGATTCGGCTTCATTGTG GCACATCATGAAGGGGATCATAATTACAACTTTCACGATTATGTGATATATGCATATGAAGCTGATTTTCAGAAAGTTGTAACGATAAG atggtttcTATGGCTCTTCGCTGTTATTTCCTTAACACTTCATGTTGCAG GTTGGAATATATATTTTTGGATATCATTAATCCCGCTCTCG TTCAAATTCGACTTCAACTCTTGTATTATGGGTGACCGTAACTTTGCCATTGCTAGGCTTGTTATCAT GGTGGCAGTCCAAACCATTTTCAGTTATAGCACACTACCTCTATATGCAATTGTGACACGG ATGGGAAGTTCCGACAACAAAGATGCTACGGAAAGATCTAGAATTGGTTCTACTCACCGCCGCAACATGTCAGCTGAACACAGTGTTTCAGAATCATCACACAGGAGGAGTGGCAATTGA
- the LOC141657480 gene encoding MLO-like protein 15 isoform X2 yields MLMGFVSLLLAFVQDNVQHWCIPEKYVDYWLPCHSNDAGSSLQIFLSSYRRRRLLGEEGEDFACKKGLVPFIGLGVLHDLHYLIFVLAVVHVSSCTITVLLGKAKISQWAKWECDIQLKKPENVESGEVILTKQLTFVKDRYGDGNAAWFRRNYVNSFIKHLLGVVTKADYEAMRFGFIVAHHEGDHNYNFHDYVIYAYEADFQKVVTIRWFLWLFAVISLTLHVAGWNIYFWISLIPLSLLLIVGTKLEQVITDLVTYFAQRHTVVRRGDKMIKLSDDYFWFKNPRIILHTIHVILFMNSFGLAIYLWTLFKFDFNSCIMGDRNFAIARLVIMVAVQTIFSYSTLPLYAIVTRMGSSDNKDATERSRIGSTHRRNMSAEHSVSESSHRRSGN; encoded by the exons ATGTTGATGGGTTTTGTATCTCTACTTCTGGCATTTGTGCAAGATAATGTCCAGCATTGGTGCATACCGGAGAAATATGTGGACTATTGGCTACCTTGTCATTCTAATGATGCCGGTTCCAGTCTTCAAATATTTCTGTCATCGTATCGACGTCGTCGCCTTTTAGGGGAGGAAGGTGAAGACTTCGCTTGCAAGAAG GGACTGGTTCCATTCATAGGACTTGGTGTACTTCATGATCTACACTACCTTATCTTCGTTTTAGCCGTTGTTCATGTCTCAAGCTGCACAATTACTGTTCTTCTAGGAAAGGCTAAG ATAAGTCAATGGGCTAAATGGGAGTGCGATATACAGTTAAAGAAGCCAGAAAATG TTGAGAGCGGTGAAGTCATTCTCACCAAGCAATTAACTTTCGTAAAGGACAGATATGGAGATGGTAATGCTGCTTGGTTCCGCCGAAATTATGTG AACTCATTCATCAAGCATCTTCTTGGGGTGGTAACTAAAGCGGATTATGAAGCAATGAGATTCGGCTTCATTGTG GCACATCATGAAGGGGATCATAATTACAACTTTCACGATTATGTGATATATGCATATGAAGCTGATTTTCAGAAAGTTGTAACGATAAG atggtttcTATGGCTCTTCGCTGTTATTTCCTTAACACTTCATGTTGCAG GTTGGAATATATATTTTTGGATATCATTAATCCCGCTCTCG TTGTTACTTATCGTGGGCACCAAATTGGAACAAGTGATCACAGATCTAGTTACCTATTTCGCTCAAAGACATACAGTAGTACGTCGAGGAGATAAAATGATTAAACTTTCAGATGATTACTTTTGGTTCAAGAACCCAAGAATTATCCTCCACACGATTCATGTTATTTTATTTATGAACTCTTTTGGGCTAGCAATATACTTATGGACATTG TTCAAATTCGACTTCAACTCTTGTATTATGGGTGACCGTAACTTTGCCATTGCTAGGCTTGTTATCAT GGTGGCAGTCCAAACCATTTTCAGTTATAGCACACTACCTCTATATGCAATTGTGACACGG ATGGGAAGTTCCGACAACAAAGATGCTACGGAAAGATCTAGAATTGGTTCTACTCACCGCCGCAACATGTCAGCTGAACACAGTGTTTCAGAATCATCACACAGGAGGAGTGGCAATTGA